A window from Neodiprion fabricii isolate iyNeoFabr1 chromosome 2, iyNeoFabr1.1, whole genome shotgun sequence encodes these proteins:
- the LOC124176463 gene encoding longitudinals lacking protein, isoforms H/M/V isoform X2 produces MSMQQFCLRWNNHQPNFISVFSNLLNNETLVDVTLAAEGRHLQAHKVVLSACSTYFQSLFTVNPCQHPIVILKDVKFSDLKIMVDFMYYGEVNVSQDQLPSIIKTAESLKIKGLAEMHTASVTKWPSGSSEPGGGDRGESCSPSPSPLSPSLRRKRLRKTSTGSTSGSGEKSEEINEITLVATNVIKPEPSMMSQETGEHLRRPLNASTESQGSIDEDQISIMSNMESSSANTPAQSEASMQDISQQSGANAAQSSAVSQPPAHQGLQWTIMEHTYPRFALSSCQTNLSIQAPSAFTTPEITTPPPVSGQYSTTNTTASSCALTNYSNSSHSTVQHSSGGTTPPAPCTTNCQSPCASPQTANKRKRSTNPQADENFIRALDAVRYGGIGFCKAARMFGVNNRTLWLEYKKRGYPNNRPSVKSRVKQEVNASPPPPTQLSQPINSQSPSPMGPPSTPHSTLNAHTTHTMHMAHTPHTMLSGYLDNRHSDFALQSTAMPINLHGVNYNSM; encoded by the exons ATGTCGATGCAGCAGTTTTGCCTCCGATGGAACAATCATCAGCCAAATTTCATATCAGTTTTCTCAAACCTATTGAACAACGAGACATTGGTTGACGTAACATTGGCAGCTGAAGGCAGACATCTCCAAGCGCATAAAGTTGTACTATCGGCCTGCAGTACATACTTCCAATCGTTGTTCACCGTCAATCCTTGTCAGCATCCGATCGTCATATTAAAAGACGTCAAGTTTTCCGATCTGAAAATAATGGTCGATTTTATGTACTACGGAGAAGTCAACGTCTCCCAAGATCAACTGCCCTCCATCATTAAG ACTGCCGAAAGTCTAAAGATTAAGGGCCTTGCTGAAATGCATACAGCCTCTGTAACCAAGTGGCCAAGTGGAAGCAGTGAACCCGGTGGAGGAGATCGAGGTGAATCTTGTTCTCCCAGTCCATCGCCATTGTCACCGTCGTTGCGACGAAAACGTCTAAGGAAAACATCTACTGGTTCAACTTCTGGTTCAGGTGAAAAGTCGGAGGAAATTAATGAGATAACACTGGTAGCGACCAACGTCATCAAACCTGAGCCGTCAATGATGTCTCAAGAAACTGGCGAACACTTACGACGACCCTTGAACGCTAGCACGGAATCACAAGGAAGTATCGACGAAGACCAGATATCAATT ATGAGCAATATGGAAAGCAGTTCTGCTAATACACCGGCGCAGAGTGAAGCATCGATGCAAGATATAAGTCAACAATCCGGGGCTAATGCAGCACAGAGTTCAGCTGTTTCCCAGCCGCCAGCCCATCAAG GACTGCAATGGACAATAATGGAGCACACGTATCCCCGTTTCGCTCTGTCCTCATGTCAAACGAATCTGTCGATCCAAGCACCATCAGCTTTTACGACACCTGAAATAACAACGCCGCCACCGGTCAGTGGTCAGTACTCGACTACGAACACGACCGCATCTAGCTGCGCCCTGACCAACTATTCAAACTCTTCTCATTCAACGGTTCAACACTCCTCAGGCGGGACAACGCCACCGGCGCCGTGTACAACAAACTGCCAAAGTCCCTGCGCTAGCCCACAAACCGCAAACAAGCGAAAAAGATCTACAAATCCACAagctgatgaaaattttattagagCTCTCGACGCCGTACGGTACGGAGGTATAGGTTTTTGCAAGGCGGCACGTATGTTTGGTGTTAACAATCGAACTCTTTGGCTCGAGTATAAGAAGCGAGGATACCCCAACAATCGTCCCAGTGTGAAATCCAGAGTTAAACAAGAAGTTAACGCTTCGCCGCCGCCTCCGACTCAGCTGAGTCAGCCCATCAATTCGCAAAGTCCTTCGCCCATGGGGCCGCCGTCTACGCCGCATAGTACTCTGAATGCTCATACCACGCATACAATGCACATGGCGCATACACCGCACACCATGCTCAGTGGTTATCTAGACAACAGGCATAGCGACTTTGCCCTTCAGAGTACAGCGATGCCTATCAATTTACACGGTGTCAATTATAATTCCATGTGA
- the LOC124176463 gene encoding longitudinals lacking protein, isoforms H/M/V isoform X3: MSMQQFCLRWNNHQPNFISVFSNLLNNETLVDVTLAAEGRHLQAHKVVLSACSTYFQSLFTVNPCQHPIVILKDVKFSDLKIMVDFMYYGEVNVSQDQLPSIIKTAESLKIKGLAEMHTASVTKWPSGSSEPGGGDRGESCSPSPSPLSPSLRRKRLRKTSTGSTSGSGEKSEEINEITLVATNVIKPEPSMMSQETGEHLRRPLNASTESQGSIDEDQISIMSNMESSSANTPAQSEASMQDISQQSGANAAQSSAVSQPPAHQGGTTPPAPCTTNCQSPCASPQTANKRKRSTNPQADENFIRALDAVRYGGIGFCKAARMFGVNNRTLWLEYKKRGYPNNRPSVKSRVKQEVNASPPPPTQLSQPINSQSPSPMGPPSTPHSTLNAHTTHTMHMAHTPHTMLSGYLDNRHSDFALQSTAMPINLHGVNYNSM, translated from the exons ATGTCGATGCAGCAGTTTTGCCTCCGATGGAACAATCATCAGCCAAATTTCATATCAGTTTTCTCAAACCTATTGAACAACGAGACATTGGTTGACGTAACATTGGCAGCTGAAGGCAGACATCTCCAAGCGCATAAAGTTGTACTATCGGCCTGCAGTACATACTTCCAATCGTTGTTCACCGTCAATCCTTGTCAGCATCCGATCGTCATATTAAAAGACGTCAAGTTTTCCGATCTGAAAATAATGGTCGATTTTATGTACTACGGAGAAGTCAACGTCTCCCAAGATCAACTGCCCTCCATCATTAAG ACTGCCGAAAGTCTAAAGATTAAGGGCCTTGCTGAAATGCATACAGCCTCTGTAACCAAGTGGCCAAGTGGAAGCAGTGAACCCGGTGGAGGAGATCGAGGTGAATCTTGTTCTCCCAGTCCATCGCCATTGTCACCGTCGTTGCGACGAAAACGTCTAAGGAAAACATCTACTGGTTCAACTTCTGGTTCAGGTGAAAAGTCGGAGGAAATTAATGAGATAACACTGGTAGCGACCAACGTCATCAAACCTGAGCCGTCAATGATGTCTCAAGAAACTGGCGAACACTTACGACGACCCTTGAACGCTAGCACGGAATCACAAGGAAGTATCGACGAAGACCAGATATCAATT ATGAGCAATATGGAAAGCAGTTCTGCTAATACACCGGCGCAGAGTGAAGCATCGATGCAAGATATAAGTCAACAATCCGGGGCTAATGCAGCACAGAGTTCAGCTGTTTCCCAGCCGCCAGCCCATCAAG GCGGGACAACGCCACCGGCGCCGTGTACAACAAACTGCCAAAGTCCCTGCGCTAGCCCACAAACCGCAAACAAGCGAAAAAGATCTACAAATCCACAagctgatgaaaattttattagagCTCTCGACGCCGTACGGTACGGAGGTATAGGTTTTTGCAAGGCGGCACGTATGTTTGGTGTTAACAATCGAACTCTTTGGCTCGAGTATAAGAAGCGAGGATACCCCAACAATCGTCCCAGTGTGAAATCCAGAGTTAAACAAGAAGTTAACGCTTCGCCGCCGCCTCCGACTCAGCTGAGTCAGCCCATCAATTCGCAAAGTCCTTCGCCCATGGGGCCGCCGTCTACGCCGCATAGTACTCTGAATGCTCATACCACGCATACAATGCACATGGCGCATACACCGCACACCATGCTCAGTGGTTATCTAGACAACAGGCATAGCGACTTTGCCCTTCAGAGTACAGCGATGCCTATCAATTTACACGGTGTCAATTATAATTCCATGTGA
- the LOC124176462 gene encoding uncharacterized protein LOC124176462 isoform X1 has protein sequence MRKKKKNPKKDNSNKSTKNLTIKFKSEIAKVTKVTKSDLLPALLVDNFIFGRSKGEKKRLVELIDFFDGADDEWIAIFKSELVESLRWVSLLVINLISHGFTAEQKKQDFTKTLPRPNSLMDKMMKKYSYPKSEVTAGVGYGHHLHPLYYQGEKEMMYPCAVECGEWEAMDSGESINEASSNVDMVTTHPDMSAIDITTPKSRTYKDISFLRPKKYNSATSSATFSTDSASSKPDMYSNFGIRDSKGAGIQILPQKVKSGYNEDDAEDTKIPNDGSLYEKYRDSFLSRFNSGFPETGNGGSKENEYYNPMAETMGYNPPSFDDADDEDVRGERLYRPKDYNDFLHPKREMIEEKYVKHDVREERLEDVRTNSFGIPGGGDDYSSDSNPGLREPTKYVDDYAAPQIHKGNLEQGRKRHPYRGGYLGSNYFDYGTNRKPIYGHKQQQKKNPTVGRRPPSYGRQRKYPSTSWIGRSLGSSSQKMQYRDAYQRRPNSYHPYSSRPVYSARGRFGSGGIQVVQPPQRPPTHSHQQQRYPDHNIKGFANSPYAVGHRVTYKRHIPQKNGFTKIIKRYKSFVNHMPKKYVISGEPYQLGR, from the exons atgagaaaaaaaaaaaaaaatcccaaaaaAGATAATTCAAACAAGTCtacgaaaaatttgacaataaaattcaaatcggAAATAGCAAAAGTGACTAAAGTGACGAAAAGTGACTTGCTACCAGCCCTGCTCGTTGACAAT tttatttttgGACGGAGTaaaggagaaaagaagagattGGTGGAGCtcattgattttttcgatggGGCTGACGACGAGTGGATCGCCATTTTCAAATCGGAACTGGTGgag AGCTTGCGGTGGGTTTCATTGTTGGTGATTAATTTAATTAGTCACGGATTCACAGCTGAGCAAAAGAAGCAGGATTTCAC AAAAACGCTGCCTCGTCCGAACTCGCTGATGGATAAAATGATGAAGAAATATTCTTACCCGAAAAGCGAAGTCACTGCGGGCGTTGGATACGGA CATCATCTACATCCGCTCTACTATCAGGGAGAGAAGGAAATGATGTATCCTTGTGCCGTCGAGTGCG GCGAATGGGAGGCAATGGACTCCGGAGAGAGTATAAACGAGGCCAGCAGTAACGTTGACATGGTGACGACGCATCCGGACATGTCCGCAATCGATATCACGACCCCAAAATCTCGAACTTACAAGGACATATCGTTCTTGCGTCCGAAGAAGTACAATTCGGCAACATCGTCAGCGACGTTTTCGACGGATTCTGCGTCCTCGAAGCCGGACATGTACAGCAATTTTGGTATCCGCGACTCGAAGGGTGCAGGTATACAGATACTTCCGCAGAAAGTGAAGAGCGGATATAACGAAGACGACGCCGAGGATACGAAGATCCCGAATGACGGCTCACTCTACGAGAAATATCGCGACAGCTTTTTGAGCAGGTTCAACAGCGGATTCCCGGAAACCGGTAACGGTGGTTCCAAGGAGAATGAGTACTATAACCCCATGGCGGAAACCATGGGGTATAACCCGCCCTCGTTCGATGACGCCGATGACGAAGATGTCAGAGGGGAGCGACTTTATCGGCCTAAAGACTACAACGATTTCCTCCATCCGAAGCGAGAAATGATTGAGGAGAAGTACGTGAAGCATGACGTCAGGGAAGAACGTCTGGAGGATGTCAGGACGAATAGCTTCGGGATTCCTGGCGGAGGCGATGACTACTCGTCGGACTCAAATCCTGGACTCCGGGAGCCAACGAAATACGTTGATGATTATGCCGCGCCCCAAATCCACAAAGGGAATCTGGAACAGGGAAGAAAACGGCATCCTTATCGCGGCGGGTATCTAGGATCCAATTATTTTGATTATGGGACCAATCGCAAGCCAATTTATGGTCATAAACagcagcagaaaaaaaatccaaccgTCGGTCGAAGGCCTCCGAGTTACGGAAGACAGAGGAAGTACCCTTCGACTTCTTGGATTGGTCGATCTCTTGGATCAAGCTCGCAGAAAATGCAGTACCGCGATGCTTATCAGAGGCGGCCGAATTCCTACCATCCTTACAGTTCTAGACCCGTGTATTCTGCTCGCGGGCGTTTCGGTTCTGGGGGAATTCAAGTTGTTCAACCGCCTCAGAGACCGCCTACCCATTCACATCAGCAGCAGAGATACCCCGATCATAACATTAAAGGATTTGCTAATTCACCGTACGCCGTAGGACACAGAGTTACTTACAAACGACATATCCCGCAGAAAAATGGTTTCACAAAGATTATAAAGCGGTATAAATCATTCGTCAATCACATGCCAAAGAAGTACGTCATCTCTGGTGAACCGTATCAATTAGGACGTTGA
- the LOC124176462 gene encoding uncharacterized protein LOC124176462 isoform X2 gives MRFQIASLRWVSLLVINLISHGFTAEQKKQDFTKTLPRPNSLMDKMMKKYSYPKSEVTAGVGYGHHLHPLYYQGEKEMMYPCAVECGEWEAMDSGESINEASSNVDMVTTHPDMSAIDITTPKSRTYKDISFLRPKKYNSATSSATFSTDSASSKPDMYSNFGIRDSKGAGIQILPQKVKSGYNEDDAEDTKIPNDGSLYEKYRDSFLSRFNSGFPETGNGGSKENEYYNPMAETMGYNPPSFDDADDEDVRGERLYRPKDYNDFLHPKREMIEEKYVKHDVREERLEDVRTNSFGIPGGGDDYSSDSNPGLREPTKYVDDYAAPQIHKGNLEQGRKRHPYRGGYLGSNYFDYGTNRKPIYGHKQQQKKNPTVGRRPPSYGRQRKYPSTSWIGRSLGSSSQKMQYRDAYQRRPNSYHPYSSRPVYSARGRFGSGGIQVVQPPQRPPTHSHQQQRYPDHNIKGFANSPYAVGHRVTYKRHIPQKNGFTKIIKRYKSFVNHMPKKYVISGEPYQLGR, from the exons ATGCGATTCCAAATCGCG AGCTTGCGGTGGGTTTCATTGTTGGTGATTAATTTAATTAGTCACGGATTCACAGCTGAGCAAAAGAAGCAGGATTTCAC AAAAACGCTGCCTCGTCCGAACTCGCTGATGGATAAAATGATGAAGAAATATTCTTACCCGAAAAGCGAAGTCACTGCGGGCGTTGGATACGGA CATCATCTACATCCGCTCTACTATCAGGGAGAGAAGGAAATGATGTATCCTTGTGCCGTCGAGTGCG GCGAATGGGAGGCAATGGACTCCGGAGAGAGTATAAACGAGGCCAGCAGTAACGTTGACATGGTGACGACGCATCCGGACATGTCCGCAATCGATATCACGACCCCAAAATCTCGAACTTACAAGGACATATCGTTCTTGCGTCCGAAGAAGTACAATTCGGCAACATCGTCAGCGACGTTTTCGACGGATTCTGCGTCCTCGAAGCCGGACATGTACAGCAATTTTGGTATCCGCGACTCGAAGGGTGCAGGTATACAGATACTTCCGCAGAAAGTGAAGAGCGGATATAACGAAGACGACGCCGAGGATACGAAGATCCCGAATGACGGCTCACTCTACGAGAAATATCGCGACAGCTTTTTGAGCAGGTTCAACAGCGGATTCCCGGAAACCGGTAACGGTGGTTCCAAGGAGAATGAGTACTATAACCCCATGGCGGAAACCATGGGGTATAACCCGCCCTCGTTCGATGACGCCGATGACGAAGATGTCAGAGGGGAGCGACTTTATCGGCCTAAAGACTACAACGATTTCCTCCATCCGAAGCGAGAAATGATTGAGGAGAAGTACGTGAAGCATGACGTCAGGGAAGAACGTCTGGAGGATGTCAGGACGAATAGCTTCGGGATTCCTGGCGGAGGCGATGACTACTCGTCGGACTCAAATCCTGGACTCCGGGAGCCAACGAAATACGTTGATGATTATGCCGCGCCCCAAATCCACAAAGGGAATCTGGAACAGGGAAGAAAACGGCATCCTTATCGCGGCGGGTATCTAGGATCCAATTATTTTGATTATGGGACCAATCGCAAGCCAATTTATGGTCATAAACagcagcagaaaaaaaatccaaccgTCGGTCGAAGGCCTCCGAGTTACGGAAGACAGAGGAAGTACCCTTCGACTTCTTGGATTGGTCGATCTCTTGGATCAAGCTCGCAGAAAATGCAGTACCGCGATGCTTATCAGAGGCGGCCGAATTCCTACCATCCTTACAGTTCTAGACCCGTGTATTCTGCTCGCGGGCGTTTCGGTTCTGGGGGAATTCAAGTTGTTCAACCGCCTCAGAGACCGCCTACCCATTCACATCAGCAGCAGAGATACCCCGATCATAACATTAAAGGATTTGCTAATTCACCGTACGCCGTAGGACACAGAGTTACTTACAAACGACATATCCCGCAGAAAAATGGTTTCACAAAGATTATAAAGCGGTATAAATCATTCGTCAATCACATGCCAAAGAAGTACGTCATCTCTGGTGAACCGTATCAATTAGGACGTTGA
- the LOC124176464 gene encoding uncharacterized protein LOC124176464 isoform X1, which translates to MAVSSLVRPLCLCLGTLGLVQGLILCILTLLGVLVHLCVITVDSDETFSTFVPLVVGLYFQGAECQVYNTTVLSDDYFLNLVTPEWLFIWMAVYVGVSGLWIIFSTLIMSGCVYRKKILHYFLPCWIILTLGNCTMDLVLAVYFGFDFTDLISNASEIYGTSLVPVIPFAMMILSVKGGALWVINFIGSIFAIVALHNFVKHKDDRKPLFLERAGFLDQNPIDGFAPIEVPRPTSLLLNTNSKKTNISTIPTLHSYYMNHQDTRSELQSPISNISPLDTWRKPILRDIPDPDYSPTSTVTGLKNATDSQSTRQQQSLYNPTLPLRPSLKKSQQSYERKEDISL; encoded by the exons ATGGCGGTCTCGTCACTTGTTCGACCTTTGTGCCTTTGTTTAGGCACATTGGGATTG GTACAAGGATTGATACTCTGTATACTCACTCTATTGGGTGTTCTGGTACATCTTTGTGTAATCACAGTGGATTCCGATGAAACATTCAGCACTTTTGTACCGCTTGTAGTAGGACTGTACTTTCAAG GGGCAGAATGTCAGGTCTACAACACTACGGTACTTTCAGACGATTACTTTTTAAACCTTGTCACACCAGAATGGCTGTTTATTTGGATGGCAGTTTACGTTGGAGTTTCTGGACTCTGGATCATCTTTAGTACACTGATAATGAGCG GATGtgtgtacagaaaaaaaattctgcattaCTTCCTCCCATGTTGGATTATACTAACACTTGGAAATTGTACGATGGATCTCGTATTAGCTGTCTACTTCGGATTTGATTTCACCGATCTTATT tcCAATGCTTCCGAAATCTATGGAACATCGCTGGTGCCCGTTATTCCTTTTGCCATGATGATTTTAAGCGTGAAAGGTGGCGCTTTAtgggtaataaattttattggcaGTATATTCGCTATAGTTGCATTGCACAACTTTGTGAAACACAAAGATGATCGTAAGCCACTGTTTTTGGAACGAGCTGGATTTCTTGACCAAAATCCAATCGATGGTTTTGCACCAATTGAAGTGCCAAg GCCAACGTCGCTTTTGCTCAACACAAActcaaagaaaacaaatatttcaacaattccAACGCTCCATAGTTATTATATGAATCATCAAGACACTAGAAGCGAACTGCAATCTccaatttcgaatatttcaccATTGGATACATGGAGAAAGCCGATTTTGAGGGATATTCCAGACCCTGATTACAGTCCAACATCGACGGTAACTGGTTTGAAAAATGCAACGGATTCTCAATCTACCCGGCAACAGCAGAGTCTATATAATCCAACTTTACCTTTAAGGCCAAGTTTGAAGAAGAGTCAACAGAGCTATGAAAGGAAGGAGGATATTAGTCTATAG
- the LOC124176464 gene encoding uncharacterized protein LOC124176464 isoform X2 produces the protein MAVSSLVRPLCLCLGTLGLVQGLILCILTLLGVLVHLCVITVDSDETFSTFVPLVVGLYFQGAECQVYNTTVLSDDYFLNLVTPEWLFIWMAVYVGVSGLWIIFSTLIMSGCVYRKKILHYFLPCWIILTLGNCTMDLVLAVYFGFDFTDLISNASEIYGTSLVPVIPFAMMILSVKGGALWVINFIGSIFAIVALHNFVKHKDDRKPLFLERAGFLDQNPIDGFAPIEVPRPTSLLLNTNSKKTNISTIPTLHSYYMNHQDTRSELQSPISNISPLDTWRKPILRDIPDPDYSPTSTAKFEEESTEL, from the exons ATGGCGGTCTCGTCACTTGTTCGACCTTTGTGCCTTTGTTTAGGCACATTGGGATTG GTACAAGGATTGATACTCTGTATACTCACTCTATTGGGTGTTCTGGTACATCTTTGTGTAATCACAGTGGATTCCGATGAAACATTCAGCACTTTTGTACCGCTTGTAGTAGGACTGTACTTTCAAG GGGCAGAATGTCAGGTCTACAACACTACGGTACTTTCAGACGATTACTTTTTAAACCTTGTCACACCAGAATGGCTGTTTATTTGGATGGCAGTTTACGTTGGAGTTTCTGGACTCTGGATCATCTTTAGTACACTGATAATGAGCG GATGtgtgtacagaaaaaaaattctgcattaCTTCCTCCCATGTTGGATTATACTAACACTTGGAAATTGTACGATGGATCTCGTATTAGCTGTCTACTTCGGATTTGATTTCACCGATCTTATT tcCAATGCTTCCGAAATCTATGGAACATCGCTGGTGCCCGTTATTCCTTTTGCCATGATGATTTTAAGCGTGAAAGGTGGCGCTTTAtgggtaataaattttattggcaGTATATTCGCTATAGTTGCATTGCACAACTTTGTGAAACACAAAGATGATCGTAAGCCACTGTTTTTGGAACGAGCTGGATTTCTTGACCAAAATCCAATCGATGGTTTTGCACCAATTGAAGTGCCAAg GCCAACGTCGCTTTTGCTCAACACAAActcaaagaaaacaaatatttcaacaattccAACGCTCCATAGTTATTATATGAATCATCAAGACACTAGAAGCGAACTGCAATCTccaatttcgaatatttcaccATTGGATACATGGAGAAAGCCGATTTTGAGGGATATTCCAGACCCTGATTACAGTCCAACATCGACG GCCAAGTTTGAAGAAGAGTCAACAGAGCTATGA
- the LOC124176756 gene encoding anaphase-promoting complex subunit 2, protein MNIAADMDMAAINAASEQDVLLKIEYAFPILRQKVLSECSDEQFTDILKQMNDLKLLGKIEEIVIQSIEYYIRQHVAPDFWSNFSSTTNEQHGFECFKNAVDGLYSSLIEFLPMLKRLEQLVQSKQSDGSFYGENNILGQFKLIVKATLLSQLALNHEIIIEHFYRIAFNVFCNTDTSPQDDSIGSHSLCKGCNREIDDCQCQAIVYIFHETNRKLIELELLERLVGNVLTSLINIRIESHVNKACESSFDVSQLTFLENWLETVVMSWLTRIYSGGSSKSPSLSSKTRETINKFKYKLSHFLYETYTRTRIDQLFNIIIEYPESQPAIEDLRVGLERTDLRKTLVESLQDALKTRLLHPGVNTPDILTAYIAAIKALRQLDPTGVLLETVTQPVKQYLRSREDTVRCVVSGLLDDSPSDLADELVKGESLQLEESSVDEEDEDWEKWMPDPVDADPSKSSQRRVSDIISMLVNVYGSQDLFVNEYRTLLADRLLSQLNYHTEREIRHLELLKRRFGENQLHYCEVMLKDVYDSKRIDGNIQSDSSYCVEAHLFPTSALILSAQFWPPFKEEWKLELPKAVQDQLAKYMKAFEALKGNRTLCWKPHLGNVNLEIELKDRKLNMNVTPIHATIIIHFQNKNEWTIDELSEAMHVPATVLRRKITFWVSQGVLKEISSDKFLLQEESATKNRSTAEIVEEEEVESAMASASDQREEELQVFWSYIVGMLTNLDSMPLERIHQMLKMFASQGPGAVECGLPELRHFLDKKVREHQLLFSGGLYKLPKS, encoded by the exons ATGAACATTGCTGCAGATATGGATATGGCGGCAATAAATGCCGCGTCTGAGCAGGACGTACTCTTAAAAATCGAATATGCTTTTCCGATCCTCAGACAGAAG GTACTCAGCGAATGTTCTGACGAACAGTTTACCGATATACTCAAGCAAATGAATGATTTGAAACTGTTgggaaaaattgaggaaataGTTATACAAAGTATAGAATACTATATTCGTCAACACGTAGCCCCAGActtctggagtaattttagCAGTACAACAAATGAACAACATGGATTTGAATGCTTCAAAAACGCCGTTGACGGCTTGTATTCCAGCTTAATAGAGTTTCTACCGATGTTAAAACGACTAGAACAACTTGTACAAAGCAAGCAGTCTGATGGATCGTTCTATGGggaaaacaatattttaggACAGTTTAaacttattgttaaagctACGTTATTGAGTCAACTTGCATTGAATCATGAAATAATCATAGAACACTTCTACAGAATTGCATTCAATGTGTTCTGTAATACTGACACCTCACCGCAAG ATGATTCAATTGGTAGTCACAGCCTCTGCAAAGGTTGCAATCGGGAAATAGATGACTGTCAGTGCCAAGCAATAGTATACATATTTCATGAAACAAATCGGAAGTTAATCGAGCTTGAACTGCTCGAGCGATTAGTTGGAAATGTCTTGACTTCGCTGATAAATATCCGCATTGAGAGTCATGTCAATAAGGCGTGTGAGAGCAGTTTTGATGTATCACAATTAACGTTTTTGGAAAAC TGGCTCGAAACAGTTGTTATGAGCTGGCTAACAAGAATATATTCTGGAGGCTCTTCAAAATCCCCTTCTTTGAGCAGCAAAACGCGCGAGacaattaataaattcaaatacaaATTGTCCCATTTCCTTTACGAAACATATACGCGAACGAGAATTGATCAGCTATTCAACATCATTATAG aATACCCAGAGTCACAGCCGGCAATAGAAGACTTACGAGTTGGTTTGGAACGAACAGATTTACGCAAGACGTTGGTTGAAAGTTTACAAGATGCTCTGAAAACAAGGCTACTACATCCAGGTGTAAATACCCCTGATATTTTAACGGCGTACATAGCAGCCATAAAAGCTTTGAGACAGTTAGATCCAACCGGCGTTCTTTTGGAAACTGTTACGCAACCAGTAAA GCAATACCTGAGGAGCAGAGAAGACACGGTAAGATGCGTGGTTAGTGGTTTGTTGGATGATTCCCCTAGCGACTTAGCTGATGAATTGGTGAAGGGCGAATCGTTGCAGCTGGAAGAAAGTTCAGTCgacgaggaagacgaagaCTGGGAAAAGTGGATGCCAGATCCAGTCGATGCAGATCCTT CCAAATCATCCCAACGCCGAGTATCGGATATAATTTCCATGCTGGTTAATGTTTACGGAAGCCAAGACCTGTTCGTTAATGAATATAGAACTTTATTGGCAGATAGACTACTTTCACAGCTAAATTATCATACTGAAAGAGAAATTCGTCATTTGGAATTGCTCAAAAGACGTTTTGGAGAAAATCAATTACACTATTGTGAAGTGATGCTCAAAGACGTTTACGACTCAAAAAGGATAGATGGGAATATACAGTCGGATTCCAGTTACTGTGTCGAAGCACACCTTTTCCCTACCTCTGCGCTCATTCTATCGGCTCAATTTTGGCCGCCTTTCAAGGAAGAGTGGAAATTAGAATTGCCAAAAGCTGTTCAGGATCAGCTAGCTAAGTACATGAAAGCATTCGAAGCTCTTAAAGGGAACAGAACGCTATGCTGGAAGCCTCATTTAGGAAATGTAAACCTGGAAATAGAATTGAAAGACAGGAAATTGAACATGAATGTCACACCTATCCACGCTACAATCATTATACACtttcaaaataaaa ATGAATGGACGATCGACGAACTGAGTGAAGCAATGCATGTCCCAGCAACTGTACTCCGTCGTAAAATAACGTTCTGGGTATCCCAAGGAGTTTTGAAAGAGATCTCAAGCGATAAGTTTTTACTACAAGAAGAAAGTGCAACTAAAAATCGGTCGACGGctgaaattgttgaagaaGAGGAAGTAGAAAGTGCAATGGCTTCGGCTAGTGATCAGAGGGAGGAGGAATTACAAGTATTTTGGTCATACATCGTTGGAATGCTGACGAATTTGGATTCTATGCCCTTGGAGCGAATACAccaaatgttgaaaatgtttGCCTCACAAGGGCCAGGTGCTGTGGAATGTGGTTTACCAGAATTGAGACATTTCTTGGACAAAAAAGTTAGAGAACATCAGCTGTTATTTTCTGGTGGATTATATAAATTGCCTAAATCGTAA